CCCAGAATGCGCGGAAGATGACGGCGGTCTTCGATGCGCTCGGGCGCCTGGGCGTACCGCCGCGGGCGGTCCAAACGTCGAACTTCTCGGTCGAGCCGCAGTACGGCCCGGCCGGCGGGGCGCAGCGGATCACAGGTTACCAGGTCTCGAATCAGGTCGATGTGACGCTCGACGATGCGGACAAGCTCGGTCCGGCCCTCGATGCGCTGGTTGGCGCGGGCGCCAATCAGATCAATTCGGTCAGCTATGGGATCAAGGATCCGTCGGCGCTGCAAGCCACGGCGCGCGAAGCGGCCGTCGCCGATGCGGTGAAGCGGGCCCAGACCTATGCGCATGCGGCGGGCGTGACCCTGGGCAGCATCGTGTCGATCCAGGAAGGCGCGGCGGAGATGCCGGCTCCGATGTACCGGGTGATGGCATTCAGGGCCGGGGCAAGCGCTCCGCCGACGCCCACCGCGGCGGGCGAACTGAGCGTCACGGCGACCGTGTCGGTCGTGTTCGAACTGAAATAGGGCGCAATCGGCGCCACCCTCCAAAAAGGCGCGGATCTGCACGCCGATTTGCGGTGGTTGCCGGGCGTTGAACGCTTGCTAGGATGGGGGCCCTCCAACAGACAGCGAGCCTATGAGTTCAAACCCGTTCTTCGAGACTTGGACCGCGCCGTTCGGCGCACCGCCCTTCGATCGCATTGCGCCCGAGCATTTCCGCCCCGCCTATGACCGGGCACTGGCCGAGCATGCCAGCGAGATCGCCGCCATCGCCGGCGATCCGGCGGTGCCCGATTTCGCCAATACGATCATCGCGCTCGAAGACAGCGGCAGGCTGCTCCGCAAGGTCGAGGCGGTGTTCGGCAATCTTGCGGCGTCGCACACCAACGACGCGCTTCAGGCCATAGAGCGCGACATGGCGCCCGTGCTGGCGAAGCATTGGAACGACGTCTACTTGAATAAAGAGCTGTTTGCGCGGATCGATTCGCTGTACGGCAAGCGCGCCGCGCTCGGCCTCGATGCGGAGAGCCTGCGTGTGCTCGACCGCTATCACCTCGATTTCGTGCGGGCCGGCGCGAAGCTGGAGGGGGCGGCCAAGATGCGGCTGGCTGCCATCGTCGAAGAATTGGCGACGCTGGGAACGGCTTTTACGCAAAACGTCCTCGCCGACGAACAGGCTTATGTCCTGCCGCTGGCCGCGAGCGACTTGGCCGGCGTGCCGGACTTCGCGCGCGACGCGGCGGCCGAGACGGCACGGGAGCGTGGCCTCGATGCGCCTTATGCGGTGACGACATCGCGCTCGAGCGTGGAACCGATCCTGAGCTTCGCGGACAACCGAGAATTGCGGGAGAAGTTGTTCCGCGCCTGGGTATCGCGCGGGGACAATCCCAACCCGCACAACAACGGCAGGTTGATCGGCGAAATGGTGCGTCTGCGCGCCGAGCGCGCGAAGCTGCTCGGCTACCAGACCTTCGCGGACTACAAGCTGGCCGACACCATGGCCAAGACGCCGGCGAACGCGCGGGCGCTCCTCGAGCAAGTCTGGGCGCCGGCGCGGCGGCGGGCCCTGGAAGAGCGCGACGACTTGCAGGACCTGATCTCGCGCGAAGGCGGCAACTTCCCGCTCGCGGCCTGGGACTGGCGCTACTATGCGGAGAAGCTGCGCAAGGAGCGCTATGACCTCGATGAGGCCGAGATCATGCCCTATTTCCAGCTCGAGAAGATGATCGCGGCAGCCTTCCACACCGCGCACCGCCTGTTCGGCCTCGATTTCGAGGAGCGCAAGGACGTTCCCGTCTACCATCCCGATGTGCGGGTGTGGAA
The nucleotide sequence above comes from Rhizomicrobium sp.. Encoded proteins:
- a CDS encoding SIMPL domain-containing protein (The SIMPL domain is named for its presence in mouse protein SIMPL (signalling molecule that associates with mouse pelle-like kinase). Bacterial member BP26, from Brucella, was shown to assemble into a channel-like structure, while YggE from E. coli has been associated with resistance to oxidative stress.); this translates as MRFFRFGRFVAAMSLSAIVVVAVSGAAGAADISAARTIAVSGMGAASGAPTEARMSAGVATTAPTASAALAQNARKMTAVFDALGRLGVPPRAVQTSNFSVEPQYGPAGGAQRITGYQVSNQVDVTLDDADKLGPALDALVGAGANQINSVSYGIKDPSALQATAREAAVADAVKRAQTYAHAAGVTLGSIVSIQEGAAEMPAPMYRVMAFRAGASAPPTPTAAGELSVTATVSVVFELK
- a CDS encoding M3 family metallopeptidase, yielding MSSNPFFETWTAPFGAPPFDRIAPEHFRPAYDRALAEHASEIAAIAGDPAVPDFANTIIALEDSGRLLRKVEAVFGNLAASHTNDALQAIERDMAPVLAKHWNDVYLNKELFARIDSLYGKRAALGLDAESLRVLDRYHLDFVRAGAKLEGAAKMRLAAIVEELATLGTAFTQNVLADEQAYVLPLAASDLAGVPDFARDAAAETARERGLDAPYAVTTSRSSVEPILSFADNRELREKLFRAWVSRGDNPNPHNNGRLIGEMVRLRAERAKLLGYQTFADYKLADTMAKTPANARALLEQVWAPARRRALEERDDLQDLISREGGNFPLAAWDWRYYAEKLRKERYDLDEAEIMPYFQLEKMIAAAFHTAHRLFGLDFEERKDVPVYHPDVRVWNVTRNGAHVGLFYGDYFARSSKRGGAWMSSFRDQENLGAPVTPLIVNTCNFPKGEPALLSFEEAETLFHEFGHALHGLLSQVRFPRLSGTNVATDFVELPSQIFEHWLDVPETLERFAVHAETGRPIPKALLEKLNAARNFNQGFATVEFLASAFVDMEYHGLENPGALDAAAFQKAALDKIGMPKEIAMRHASPHFLHIFSGDGYSAGYYSYMWSEVLDADGFRAFTETTDPFDPATAKRLHDYIYSAGGTRDFADAYRLFRGRDPEIDALLEGRGLAA